A window of the Echeneis naucrates chromosome 3, fEcheNa1.1, whole genome shotgun sequence genome harbors these coding sequences:
- the LOC115040920 gene encoding plakophilin-3-like isoform X1 translates to MSAVVADSCFLSALQPNSSCTAYVLPSGPAPDSLAKARRVQEQVRMRLAEKKSSSLPRLDDSAAGSTDHSLPAGKTYSHGFSSRSMIHTPSRIMANNGKMVWRFSKLVKKAARDKRKTKINPVHLGCRQSVATCMTRPLKVEVPTVPLQSSGFSSRSALETSSKVNRQATSTVQSNFQTYQSQSRSRRSKSLCQADQEGIPLIVLDHPENASCPTSVPPSGTLRRSLSGILAQERGYLQEELPSQYTYKGPSHRTISRITNRQQHYQQQGSTLEKDGWKGTSRGFPMAGDVWGTQWQQHVSRTNHAMGTAQYQATLQRAASLRSLRSVGKGVDILDGASIHSNDALGELHGLDMATAVRYLSESDTVLQILGAAYVQHQCYHSNDAKNQVRVLHGIPALVQLFTSENQEVQRYATGAMRNLIYENSDNKVALIDASGVTRLVSILKEPDEELRKTITGVLWNLSSRDNLKEKLSKEALPELTETILVPLCNTIPLNPSEREIFNNTSGCLRNLSSVNDRTRQKMRDMRGLVDALVSYIQQEERGEDKGLENCLCVMRNLSYQLYTELPPSVQLRLEGQTRASASRDHTNIDCFTLYSKKSSQQNQNLSIMSEVPRQPKGSEWLWHPKVVALYKFVLEKTDISSTSREAAIGALQNITTGETRWASVLTGVVIEQERMLPLLLDLLDTNSDLELRSLTGLLRNLARHSTNKDYTAKNMVNVLVSKLPSDGHQKTPSSEVVVNICGALNHLVSRSSMAARDISYFNGLPKLVGIKSFHDNSSGRLKAARAASTVLCNMFQYNKLHKDYKLKGFARRDFTDTTI, encoded by the exons ATGAGCGCGGTGGTGGCGGACAGCTGCTTTCTGTCGGCGCTGCAGCCCAACTCCTCCTGCACCGCCTATGTGCTCCCCTCCGGTCCGGCCCCGGACTCCTTGGCCAAAGCCCGGCGGGTCCAGGAGCAGGTCCGGATGCGGCTGGCGGAGAAGAAGTCCTCCTCTCTGCCCAGGCTGGATGACTCAGCGGCCGGATCAACAG ATCACAGCCTTCCTGCTGGAAAGACCTACTCCCATGGTTTCAGTTCCAGATCCATGATACACACGCCCAGCCGCATCATGGCT AATAATGGGAAGATGGTGTGGAGGTTCTCAAAATTGgtgaagaaagctgcccgagACAAGAGGAAGACCAAGATTAACCCTGTTCACCTGGGTTGCAGGCAATCTGTTGCTACATGTATGACCAGACCTTTGAAGGTGGAG GTTCCCACTGTGCCCCTTCAATCCTCTGGTTTCTCCTCTCGTTCTGCTTTGGAGACAAGTTCAAAGGTGAACCGTCAAGCAACCAGCACGGTACAGAGCAACTTCCAGACCTACCAGTCACAGAGCAGAAGCAGGCGCTCTAAGTCACTGTGTCAGGCCGACCAGGAGGGGATTCCACTCATTGTGTTGGACCATCCAGAAAATGCCTCCTGCCCGACGTCTGTGCCACCTTCAGGCACCCTTAGGCGCAGCCTCAGTGGGATACTGGCCCAAGAAAGAGGCTACTTGCAGGAGGAGCTGCCGAGTCAGTATACCTACAAAGGCCCCTCCCATCGCACCATCAGCCGCATCACCAACCGACAGCAGCATTATCAGCAGCAGGGCTCTACCCTCGAGAAGGACGGCTGGAAGGGGACCAGCAGGGGGTTCCCCATGGCAGGAGATGTCTGGGGAACACAGTGGCAGCAGCATGTATCCAGGACCAACCATGCGATGGGGACAGCGCAGTACCAAGCCACGCTCCAAAGGGCTGCCTCGCTCCGCAGCCTGAGGAGTGTTGGGAAGGGAGTGGACATCTTGGATGGAGCATCCATACACAGCAATGATGCACTGGGAGA ATTGCACGGTCTGGACATGGCTACAGCTGTCAGATATCTGTCTGAATCAGACACCGTCTTGCAAATTCTCGGAGCTGCATACGTACAACACCAGTGTTACCATAGCAATGATGCTAAAAACCAG GTCCGTGTTCTGCATGGCATTCCTGCTCTGGTTCAGCTTTTCACCAGTGAGAACCAAGAGGTGCAGCGTTATGCCACCGGTGCCATGCGGAACCTCATCTATGAGAACAGCGACAACAAGGTGGCCCTCATAGATGCCAGTGGAGTGACACGTCTCGTCAGCATCCTGAAAGAACCTGACGAGGAGCTTCGAAAGACGATCACAG GTGTCCTGTGGAATCTGTCCTCCAGAGACAACTTGAAGGAGAAGTTGTCCAAAGAAGCTTTACCAGAGCTGACGGAAACAATACTGGTTCCTCTGTGCAACACCATCCCATTAAACccatcagagagagagatcttCAACAACACCTCCGGCTGCCTCAG GAACTTGAGCTCAGTGAATGATAGGACAAGACAGAAGATGAGAGACATGCGTGGCCTGGTAGACGCTCTGGTGTCCTATATCCAACAGGAGGAGCGGGGTGAAGACAAG GGTTTGGAGAATTGCCTGTGCGTAATGAGGAATCTGTCTTACCAGCTGTACACAGAGCTTCCTCCCTCAGTACAACTCCGTCTGGAGGGTCAGACGAGAGCTTCTGCCTCCAGAGACCACACAAACATCGACTGCTTTACTCTGTACAGCAAAAAATCCTCACAG CAGAACCAGAACCTGTCAATAATGTCTGAGGTGCCCCGACAACCTAAAGGCTCAGAGTGGCTTTGGCACCCCAAGGTGGTGGCTCTGTACAAGTTTGTTCTAGAAAAGACAGACATCAGCTCCACCAGCCGAGAGGCCGCTATAGGAGCACTGCAAAACATCACCACAGGAGAGACCAGg TGGGCATCAGTGCTGACTGGGGTGGTTATAGAGCAGGAGAGGATGCTGCCCCTCCTGCTGGATCTGTTGGACACAAACAGTGACTTGGAGCTGAGGTCTTTGACTGGACTGCTGAGAAACCTGGCCAGACACTCCACCAACAAAGACTACACAG CCAAGAACATGGTGAACGTTCTGGTGTCCAAGCTGCCCTCTGATGGCCATCAAAAGACGCCATCCAGCGAGGTGGTGGTCAACATCTGCGGAGCCCTGAATCACCTGGTCAGCCGCAGCTCCATGGCAGCACGGGACATCTCATACTTCAACGGCCTGCCCAAACTGGTGGGCATCAAGTCTTTCCATGATAACAG CTCTGGAAGACTGAAAGCTGCCCGGGCAGCCTCAACTGTCCTCTGCAACATGTTCCAGTACAACAAGCTGCACAAAGACTACAAACTG aAAGGATTTGCCAGGCGAGACTTCACTGACACCACCATATAG
- the LOC115040920 gene encoding plakophilin-3-like isoform X2 translates to MSAVVADSCFLSALQPNSSCTAYVLPSGPAPDSLAKARRVQEQVRMRLAEKKSSSLPRLDDSAAGSTDHSLPAGKTYSHGFSSRSMIHTPSRIMANNGKMVWRFSKLVKKAARDKRKTKINPVHLGCRQSVATCMTRPLKVEVPTVPLQSSGFSSRSALETSSKVNRQATSTVQSNFQTYQSQSRSRRSKSLCQADQEGIPLIVLDHPENASCPTSVPPSGTLRRSLSGILAQERGYLQEELPSQYTYKGPSHRTISRITNRQQHYQQQGSTLEKDGWKGTSRGFPMAGDVWGTQWQQHVSRTNHAMGTAQYQATLQRAASLRSLRSVGKGVDILDGASIHSNDALGELHGLDMATAVRYLSESDTVLQILGAAYVQHQCYHSNDAKNQVRVLHGIPALVQLFTSENQEVQRYATGAMRNLIYENSDNKVALIDASGVTRLVSILKEPDEELRKTITGVLWNLSSRDNLKEKLSKEALPELTETILVPLCNTIPLNPSEREIFNNTSGCLRNLSSVNDRTRQKMRDMRGLVDALVSYIQQEERGEDKGLENCLCVMRNLSYQLYTELPPSVQLRLEGQTRASASRDHTNIDCFTLYSKKSSQNQNLSIMSEVPRQPKGSEWLWHPKVVALYKFVLEKTDISSTSREAAIGALQNITTGETRWASVLTGVVIEQERMLPLLLDLLDTNSDLELRSLTGLLRNLARHSTNKDYTAKNMVNVLVSKLPSDGHQKTPSSEVVVNICGALNHLVSRSSMAARDISYFNGLPKLVGIKSFHDNSSGRLKAARAASTVLCNMFQYNKLHKDYKLKGFARRDFTDTTI, encoded by the exons ATGAGCGCGGTGGTGGCGGACAGCTGCTTTCTGTCGGCGCTGCAGCCCAACTCCTCCTGCACCGCCTATGTGCTCCCCTCCGGTCCGGCCCCGGACTCCTTGGCCAAAGCCCGGCGGGTCCAGGAGCAGGTCCGGATGCGGCTGGCGGAGAAGAAGTCCTCCTCTCTGCCCAGGCTGGATGACTCAGCGGCCGGATCAACAG ATCACAGCCTTCCTGCTGGAAAGACCTACTCCCATGGTTTCAGTTCCAGATCCATGATACACACGCCCAGCCGCATCATGGCT AATAATGGGAAGATGGTGTGGAGGTTCTCAAAATTGgtgaagaaagctgcccgagACAAGAGGAAGACCAAGATTAACCCTGTTCACCTGGGTTGCAGGCAATCTGTTGCTACATGTATGACCAGACCTTTGAAGGTGGAG GTTCCCACTGTGCCCCTTCAATCCTCTGGTTTCTCCTCTCGTTCTGCTTTGGAGACAAGTTCAAAGGTGAACCGTCAAGCAACCAGCACGGTACAGAGCAACTTCCAGACCTACCAGTCACAGAGCAGAAGCAGGCGCTCTAAGTCACTGTGTCAGGCCGACCAGGAGGGGATTCCACTCATTGTGTTGGACCATCCAGAAAATGCCTCCTGCCCGACGTCTGTGCCACCTTCAGGCACCCTTAGGCGCAGCCTCAGTGGGATACTGGCCCAAGAAAGAGGCTACTTGCAGGAGGAGCTGCCGAGTCAGTATACCTACAAAGGCCCCTCCCATCGCACCATCAGCCGCATCACCAACCGACAGCAGCATTATCAGCAGCAGGGCTCTACCCTCGAGAAGGACGGCTGGAAGGGGACCAGCAGGGGGTTCCCCATGGCAGGAGATGTCTGGGGAACACAGTGGCAGCAGCATGTATCCAGGACCAACCATGCGATGGGGACAGCGCAGTACCAAGCCACGCTCCAAAGGGCTGCCTCGCTCCGCAGCCTGAGGAGTGTTGGGAAGGGAGTGGACATCTTGGATGGAGCATCCATACACAGCAATGATGCACTGGGAGA ATTGCACGGTCTGGACATGGCTACAGCTGTCAGATATCTGTCTGAATCAGACACCGTCTTGCAAATTCTCGGAGCTGCATACGTACAACACCAGTGTTACCATAGCAATGATGCTAAAAACCAG GTCCGTGTTCTGCATGGCATTCCTGCTCTGGTTCAGCTTTTCACCAGTGAGAACCAAGAGGTGCAGCGTTATGCCACCGGTGCCATGCGGAACCTCATCTATGAGAACAGCGACAACAAGGTGGCCCTCATAGATGCCAGTGGAGTGACACGTCTCGTCAGCATCCTGAAAGAACCTGACGAGGAGCTTCGAAAGACGATCACAG GTGTCCTGTGGAATCTGTCCTCCAGAGACAACTTGAAGGAGAAGTTGTCCAAAGAAGCTTTACCAGAGCTGACGGAAACAATACTGGTTCCTCTGTGCAACACCATCCCATTAAACccatcagagagagagatcttCAACAACACCTCCGGCTGCCTCAG GAACTTGAGCTCAGTGAATGATAGGACAAGACAGAAGATGAGAGACATGCGTGGCCTGGTAGACGCTCTGGTGTCCTATATCCAACAGGAGGAGCGGGGTGAAGACAAG GGTTTGGAGAATTGCCTGTGCGTAATGAGGAATCTGTCTTACCAGCTGTACACAGAGCTTCCTCCCTCAGTACAACTCCGTCTGGAGGGTCAGACGAGAGCTTCTGCCTCCAGAGACCACACAAACATCGACTGCTTTACTCTGTACAGCAAAAAATCCTCACAG AACCAGAACCTGTCAATAATGTCTGAGGTGCCCCGACAACCTAAAGGCTCAGAGTGGCTTTGGCACCCCAAGGTGGTGGCTCTGTACAAGTTTGTTCTAGAAAAGACAGACATCAGCTCCACCAGCCGAGAGGCCGCTATAGGAGCACTGCAAAACATCACCACAGGAGAGACCAGg TGGGCATCAGTGCTGACTGGGGTGGTTATAGAGCAGGAGAGGATGCTGCCCCTCCTGCTGGATCTGTTGGACACAAACAGTGACTTGGAGCTGAGGTCTTTGACTGGACTGCTGAGAAACCTGGCCAGACACTCCACCAACAAAGACTACACAG CCAAGAACATGGTGAACGTTCTGGTGTCCAAGCTGCCCTCTGATGGCCATCAAAAGACGCCATCCAGCGAGGTGGTGGTCAACATCTGCGGAGCCCTGAATCACCTGGTCAGCCGCAGCTCCATGGCAGCACGGGACATCTCATACTTCAACGGCCTGCCCAAACTGGTGGGCATCAAGTCTTTCCATGATAACAG CTCTGGAAGACTGAAAGCTGCCCGGGCAGCCTCAACTGTCCTCTGCAACATGTTCCAGTACAACAAGCTGCACAAAGACTACAAACTG aAAGGATTTGCCAGGCGAGACTTCACTGACACCACCATATAG
- the LOC115040920 gene encoding plakophilin-3-like isoform X3 has translation MSAVVADSCFLSALQPNSSCTAYVLPSGPAPDSLAKARRVQEQVRMRLAEKKSSSLPRLDDSAAGSTDHSLPAGKTYSHGFSSRSMIHTPSRIMAVPTVPLQSSGFSSRSALETSSKVNRQATSTVQSNFQTYQSQSRSRRSKSLCQADQEGIPLIVLDHPENASCPTSVPPSGTLRRSLSGILAQERGYLQEELPSQYTYKGPSHRTISRITNRQQHYQQQGSTLEKDGWKGTSRGFPMAGDVWGTQWQQHVSRTNHAMGTAQYQATLQRAASLRSLRSVGKGVDILDGASIHSNDALGELHGLDMATAVRYLSESDTVLQILGAAYVQHQCYHSNDAKNQVRVLHGIPALVQLFTSENQEVQRYATGAMRNLIYENSDNKVALIDASGVTRLVSILKEPDEELRKTITGVLWNLSSRDNLKEKLSKEALPELTETILVPLCNTIPLNPSEREIFNNTSGCLRNLSSVNDRTRQKMRDMRGLVDALVSYIQQEERGEDKGLENCLCVMRNLSYQLYTELPPSVQLRLEGQTRASASRDHTNIDCFTLYSKKSSQQNQNLSIMSEVPRQPKGSEWLWHPKVVALYKFVLEKTDISSTSREAAIGALQNITTGETRWASVLTGVVIEQERMLPLLLDLLDTNSDLELRSLTGLLRNLARHSTNKDYTAKNMVNVLVSKLPSDGHQKTPSSEVVVNICGALNHLVSRSSMAARDISYFNGLPKLVGIKSFHDNSSGRLKAARAASTVLCNMFQYNKLHKDYKLKGFARRDFTDTTI, from the exons ATGAGCGCGGTGGTGGCGGACAGCTGCTTTCTGTCGGCGCTGCAGCCCAACTCCTCCTGCACCGCCTATGTGCTCCCCTCCGGTCCGGCCCCGGACTCCTTGGCCAAAGCCCGGCGGGTCCAGGAGCAGGTCCGGATGCGGCTGGCGGAGAAGAAGTCCTCCTCTCTGCCCAGGCTGGATGACTCAGCGGCCGGATCAACAG ATCACAGCCTTCCTGCTGGAAAGACCTACTCCCATGGTTTCAGTTCCAGATCCATGATACACACGCCCAGCCGCATCATGGCT GTTCCCACTGTGCCCCTTCAATCCTCTGGTTTCTCCTCTCGTTCTGCTTTGGAGACAAGTTCAAAGGTGAACCGTCAAGCAACCAGCACGGTACAGAGCAACTTCCAGACCTACCAGTCACAGAGCAGAAGCAGGCGCTCTAAGTCACTGTGTCAGGCCGACCAGGAGGGGATTCCACTCATTGTGTTGGACCATCCAGAAAATGCCTCCTGCCCGACGTCTGTGCCACCTTCAGGCACCCTTAGGCGCAGCCTCAGTGGGATACTGGCCCAAGAAAGAGGCTACTTGCAGGAGGAGCTGCCGAGTCAGTATACCTACAAAGGCCCCTCCCATCGCACCATCAGCCGCATCACCAACCGACAGCAGCATTATCAGCAGCAGGGCTCTACCCTCGAGAAGGACGGCTGGAAGGGGACCAGCAGGGGGTTCCCCATGGCAGGAGATGTCTGGGGAACACAGTGGCAGCAGCATGTATCCAGGACCAACCATGCGATGGGGACAGCGCAGTACCAAGCCACGCTCCAAAGGGCTGCCTCGCTCCGCAGCCTGAGGAGTGTTGGGAAGGGAGTGGACATCTTGGATGGAGCATCCATACACAGCAATGATGCACTGGGAGA ATTGCACGGTCTGGACATGGCTACAGCTGTCAGATATCTGTCTGAATCAGACACCGTCTTGCAAATTCTCGGAGCTGCATACGTACAACACCAGTGTTACCATAGCAATGATGCTAAAAACCAG GTCCGTGTTCTGCATGGCATTCCTGCTCTGGTTCAGCTTTTCACCAGTGAGAACCAAGAGGTGCAGCGTTATGCCACCGGTGCCATGCGGAACCTCATCTATGAGAACAGCGACAACAAGGTGGCCCTCATAGATGCCAGTGGAGTGACACGTCTCGTCAGCATCCTGAAAGAACCTGACGAGGAGCTTCGAAAGACGATCACAG GTGTCCTGTGGAATCTGTCCTCCAGAGACAACTTGAAGGAGAAGTTGTCCAAAGAAGCTTTACCAGAGCTGACGGAAACAATACTGGTTCCTCTGTGCAACACCATCCCATTAAACccatcagagagagagatcttCAACAACACCTCCGGCTGCCTCAG GAACTTGAGCTCAGTGAATGATAGGACAAGACAGAAGATGAGAGACATGCGTGGCCTGGTAGACGCTCTGGTGTCCTATATCCAACAGGAGGAGCGGGGTGAAGACAAG GGTTTGGAGAATTGCCTGTGCGTAATGAGGAATCTGTCTTACCAGCTGTACACAGAGCTTCCTCCCTCAGTACAACTCCGTCTGGAGGGTCAGACGAGAGCTTCTGCCTCCAGAGACCACACAAACATCGACTGCTTTACTCTGTACAGCAAAAAATCCTCACAG CAGAACCAGAACCTGTCAATAATGTCTGAGGTGCCCCGACAACCTAAAGGCTCAGAGTGGCTTTGGCACCCCAAGGTGGTGGCTCTGTACAAGTTTGTTCTAGAAAAGACAGACATCAGCTCCACCAGCCGAGAGGCCGCTATAGGAGCACTGCAAAACATCACCACAGGAGAGACCAGg TGGGCATCAGTGCTGACTGGGGTGGTTATAGAGCAGGAGAGGATGCTGCCCCTCCTGCTGGATCTGTTGGACACAAACAGTGACTTGGAGCTGAGGTCTTTGACTGGACTGCTGAGAAACCTGGCCAGACACTCCACCAACAAAGACTACACAG CCAAGAACATGGTGAACGTTCTGGTGTCCAAGCTGCCCTCTGATGGCCATCAAAAGACGCCATCCAGCGAGGTGGTGGTCAACATCTGCGGAGCCCTGAATCACCTGGTCAGCCGCAGCTCCATGGCAGCACGGGACATCTCATACTTCAACGGCCTGCCCAAACTGGTGGGCATCAAGTCTTTCCATGATAACAG CTCTGGAAGACTGAAAGCTGCCCGGGCAGCCTCAACTGTCCTCTGCAACATGTTCCAGTACAACAAGCTGCACAAAGACTACAAACTG aAAGGATTTGCCAGGCGAGACTTCACTGACACCACCATATAG